Proteins encoded within one genomic window of Thunnus maccoyii chromosome 22, fThuMac1.1, whole genome shotgun sequence:
- the rbm14b gene encoding RNA-binding protein 14b isoform X3, translating into MVCCLLVSSVSSSSRPTEQRLSLQPGPVTVPARHSSSAGYAFVHMENKEDALQAIEALHGTSFKGRPLSVELSKVQPSKQAPTGKIPCVNCGKQGHYAGECPVGKPSLEQYQSQAAVLAAAAAAAAGLPLQVQQSVHNSVYNTSTFDPTYAALTGITTGTRTDGNPVNPAVYGALASQVYGANVANQLYGTVANQAALTSGATQVYSSMTPNIYGQVAASPAAAAAAAAAAAAYTTPVYTPTMANPPVYLAAAHGLEMPTAAAAVNPAYTVAPAIYGAATPAYAHISAMGAADPTTALFEAARQAHYFAQGQQVVAEQQSVAAAAAAAVAKSGERDRSPLRRSAPLLPDPVMKPFIYQRAKPRRPLLPTPAGRAAEEAVEAAEDPMARYYAEYYQQLQQYPQFQYAYPPPSTMTALPGMPGVSAVPAVPTVSAMSAQPVATLDALRPVVPTAAAVAAAMAAPRVYEPPLPPPTRKEAILRRPELSLHTPEPPFR; encoded by the exons ATGGTCTGCTGTCTGTTAGTTAGCTCCGTTAGCTCCAGCAGCAGACCGACAGAACAGCGGCTATCCCTGCAGCCCGGCCCGGTCACAGTACCAG CCAGGCATTCCTCTTCTGCAGGCTATGCCTTTGTCCACATGGAAAACAAGGAAGATGCGCTCCAGGCCATCGAGGCCCTGCACGGCACCTCATTTAAGGGCCGTCCCCTATCCGTGGAGCTCTCCAAGGTCCAACCCAGCAAACAGGCACCTACAGGGAAAATCCCCTGTGTTAACTGTGGAAAGCAGGGCCACTATGCTGGAGAATGCCCCGTGGGGAAGCCCTCTCTGGAGCAGTACCAGAGTCAGGCAGCGGTCCTggccgccgctgctgctgctgccgccggcCTGCCATTACAGGTCCAACAAAGCGTGCACAATTCAGTCTACAACACCTCCACGTTTGATCCCACATACGCAGCTCTCACAGGGATCACGACAGGCACACGCACTGATGGAAATCCAGTGAATCCAGCTGTTTATGGTGCCCTTGCCAGCCAGGTGTATGGTGCCAATGTCGCCAATCAGCTTTATGGAACGGTAGCCAATCAGGCAGCTCTTACATCAGGCGCTACGCAAGTATACAGCTCGATGACCCCTAACATCTACGGCCAGGTGGCTGCAAGTCCGGCGGCGGcggctgctgcagcagcagctgcggCTGCCTACACAACTCCGGTTTACACCCCAACTATGGCCAACCCTCCCGTCTATCTGGCTGCTGCTCATGGATTAGAAATGCCAACAGCAGCGGCTGCAGTCAACCCCGCCTACACTGTAGCTCCAGCAATTTATGGTGCTGCCACGCCAGCCTACGCTCATATAAGCGCCATGGGTGCGGCGGACCCTACCACAGCCCTCTTTGAGGCAGCCAGGCAGGCACATTATTTTGCTCAAGGCCAGCAGGTAGTGGCTGAACAGCAGTCAGTAGctgcagcagcggcagcagctgTGGCAAAGTCTGGGGAAAGGGACCGTAGTCCCCTACGGAGGTCAGCACCCCTTTTACCAGACCCAGTGATGAAGCCGTTTATTTACCAGAGAGCCAAGCCACGCCGACCCTTGCTCCCCACACCAGCGGGTCgagcagcagaagaagcagTGGAGGCTGCAGAGGACCCCATGGCCAG GTACTATGCGGAGTACtaccagcagctgcagcagtacCCCCAGTTCCAGTATGCCTACCCGCCCCCGAGCACAATGACAGCCCTCCCTGGCATGCCGGGAGTCTCTGCTGTGCCAGCAGTCCCCACTGTCTCCGCGATGTCTGCCCAACCGGTCGCCACGCTGGACGCCCTCAGGCCAGTGGTCCCCACCGCTGCGGCAGTAGCAGCCGCCATGGCTGCGCCCAGGGTGTATGAGCCGCCGTTGCCGCCGCCCACGCGCAAGGAGGCCATCCTCCGCCGCCCCGAACTCTCCCTTCACACGCCTGAGCCCCCCTTCCGATAG
- the rbm14b gene encoding RNA-binding protein 14b isoform X2, with product MDKSNTVKLFVGNLALDTTQEELSAIFEPYGQVVSCSVLRQFAFVHLQGEGAAERAIRELNGREFRGRNLVVEESRGRPLHSTKVFVGNLSGMCTTEDLQQLFQTFGKVLECDKVKGYAFVHMENKEDALQAIEALHGTSFKGRPLSVELSKVQPSKQAPTGKIPCVNCGKQGHYAGECPVGKPSLEQYQSQAAVLAAAAAAAAGLPLQVQQSVHNSVYNTSTFDPTYAALTGITTGTRTDGNPVNPAVYGALASQVYGANVANQLYGTVANQAALTSGATQVYSSMTPNIYGQVAASPAAAAAAAAAAAAYTTPVYTPTMANPPVYLAAAHGLEMPTAAAAVNPAYTVAPAIYGAATPAYAHISAMGAADPTTALFEAARQAHYFAQGQQVVAEQQSVAAAAAAAVAKSGERDRSPLRRSAPLLPDPVMKPFIYQRAKPRRPLLPTPAGRAAEEAVEAAEDPMARYYAEYYQQLQQYPQFQYAYPPPSTMTALPGMPGVSAVPAVPTVSAMSAQPVATLDALRPVVPTAAAVAAAMAAPRVYEPPLPPPTRKEAILRRPELSLHTPEPPFR from the exons ATGGACAagagcaacacagtgaagctctTCGTGGGCAACTTGGCGTTGGACACCACCCAGGAGGAGCTGTCAGCCATCTTCGAACCCTACGGCCAGGTGGTCAGCTGCAGCGTGCTGCGGCAGTTTGCCTTCGTCCACTTGCAGGGCGAGGGCGCCGCCGAGCGTGCCATCCGGGAGCTCAATGGACGGGAGTTTCGTGGACGGAACTTGGTGGTGGAGGAGTCCAGGGGAAGGCCGTTGCACTCCACCAAGGTGTTCGTGGGGAATCTGAGCGGGATGTGCACCACTGAAGATCTCCAGCAGCTCTTCCAGACGTTTGGGAAAGTTCTCGAGTGTGACAAAGTCAAAG GCTATGCCTTTGTCCACATGGAAAACAAGGAAGATGCGCTCCAGGCCATCGAGGCCCTGCACGGCACCTCATTTAAGGGCCGTCCCCTATCCGTGGAGCTCTCCAAGGTCCAACCCAGCAAACAGGCACCTACAGGGAAAATCCCCTGTGTTAACTGTGGAAAGCAGGGCCACTATGCTGGAGAATGCCCCGTGGGGAAGCCCTCTCTGGAGCAGTACCAGAGTCAGGCAGCGGTCCTggccgccgctgctgctgctgccgccggcCTGCCATTACAGGTCCAACAAAGCGTGCACAATTCAGTCTACAACACCTCCACGTTTGATCCCACATACGCAGCTCTCACAGGGATCACGACAGGCACACGCACTGATGGAAATCCAGTGAATCCAGCTGTTTATGGTGCCCTTGCCAGCCAGGTGTATGGTGCCAATGTCGCCAATCAGCTTTATGGAACGGTAGCCAATCAGGCAGCTCTTACATCAGGCGCTACGCAAGTATACAGCTCGATGACCCCTAACATCTACGGCCAGGTGGCTGCAAGTCCGGCGGCGGcggctgctgcagcagcagctgcggCTGCCTACACAACTCCGGTTTACACCCCAACTATGGCCAACCCTCCCGTCTATCTGGCTGCTGCTCATGGATTAGAAATGCCAACAGCAGCGGCTGCAGTCAACCCCGCCTACACTGTAGCTCCAGCAATTTATGGTGCTGCCACGCCAGCCTACGCTCATATAAGCGCCATGGGTGCGGCGGACCCTACCACAGCCCTCTTTGAGGCAGCCAGGCAGGCACATTATTTTGCTCAAGGCCAGCAGGTAGTGGCTGAACAGCAGTCAGTAGctgcagcagcggcagcagctgTGGCAAAGTCTGGGGAAAGGGACCGTAGTCCCCTACGGAGGTCAGCACCCCTTTTACCAGACCCAGTGATGAAGCCGTTTATTTACCAGAGAGCCAAGCCACGCCGACCCTTGCTCCCCACACCAGCGGGTCgagcagcagaagaagcagTGGAGGCTGCAGAGGACCCCATGGCCAG GTACTATGCGGAGTACtaccagcagctgcagcagtacCCCCAGTTCCAGTATGCCTACCCGCCCCCGAGCACAATGACAGCCCTCCCTGGCATGCCGGGAGTCTCTGCTGTGCCAGCAGTCCCCACTGTCTCCGCGATGTCTGCCCAACCGGTCGCCACGCTGGACGCCCTCAGGCCAGTGGTCCCCACCGCTGCGGCAGTAGCAGCCGCCATGGCTGCGCCCAGGGTGTATGAGCCGCCGTTGCCGCCGCCCACGCGCAAGGAGGCCATCCTCCGCCGCCCCGAACTCTCCCTTCACACGCCTGAGCCCCCCTTCCGATAG
- the rbm14b gene encoding RNA-binding protein 14b isoform X1, with protein MDKSNTVKLFVGNLALDTTQEELSAIFEPYGQVVSCSVLRQFAFVHLQGEGAAERAIRELNGREFRGRNLVVEESRGRPLHSTKVFVGNLSGMCTTEDLQQLFQTFGKVLECDKVKARHSSSAGYAFVHMENKEDALQAIEALHGTSFKGRPLSVELSKVQPSKQAPTGKIPCVNCGKQGHYAGECPVGKPSLEQYQSQAAVLAAAAAAAAGLPLQVQQSVHNSVYNTSTFDPTYAALTGITTGTRTDGNPVNPAVYGALASQVYGANVANQLYGTVANQAALTSGATQVYSSMTPNIYGQVAASPAAAAAAAAAAAAYTTPVYTPTMANPPVYLAAAHGLEMPTAAAAVNPAYTVAPAIYGAATPAYAHISAMGAADPTTALFEAARQAHYFAQGQQVVAEQQSVAAAAAAAVAKSGERDRSPLRRSAPLLPDPVMKPFIYQRAKPRRPLLPTPAGRAAEEAVEAAEDPMARYYAEYYQQLQQYPQFQYAYPPPSTMTALPGMPGVSAVPAVPTVSAMSAQPVATLDALRPVVPTAAAVAAAMAAPRVYEPPLPPPTRKEAILRRPELSLHTPEPPFR; from the exons ATGGACAagagcaacacagtgaagctctTCGTGGGCAACTTGGCGTTGGACACCACCCAGGAGGAGCTGTCAGCCATCTTCGAACCCTACGGCCAGGTGGTCAGCTGCAGCGTGCTGCGGCAGTTTGCCTTCGTCCACTTGCAGGGCGAGGGCGCCGCCGAGCGTGCCATCCGGGAGCTCAATGGACGGGAGTTTCGTGGACGGAACTTGGTGGTGGAGGAGTCCAGGGGAAGGCCGTTGCACTCCACCAAGGTGTTCGTGGGGAATCTGAGCGGGATGTGCACCACTGAAGATCTCCAGCAGCTCTTCCAGACGTTTGGGAAAGTTCTCGAGTGTGACAAAGTCAAAG CCAGGCATTCCTCTTCTGCAGGCTATGCCTTTGTCCACATGGAAAACAAGGAAGATGCGCTCCAGGCCATCGAGGCCCTGCACGGCACCTCATTTAAGGGCCGTCCCCTATCCGTGGAGCTCTCCAAGGTCCAACCCAGCAAACAGGCACCTACAGGGAAAATCCCCTGTGTTAACTGTGGAAAGCAGGGCCACTATGCTGGAGAATGCCCCGTGGGGAAGCCCTCTCTGGAGCAGTACCAGAGTCAGGCAGCGGTCCTggccgccgctgctgctgctgccgccggcCTGCCATTACAGGTCCAACAAAGCGTGCACAATTCAGTCTACAACACCTCCACGTTTGATCCCACATACGCAGCTCTCACAGGGATCACGACAGGCACACGCACTGATGGAAATCCAGTGAATCCAGCTGTTTATGGTGCCCTTGCCAGCCAGGTGTATGGTGCCAATGTCGCCAATCAGCTTTATGGAACGGTAGCCAATCAGGCAGCTCTTACATCAGGCGCTACGCAAGTATACAGCTCGATGACCCCTAACATCTACGGCCAGGTGGCTGCAAGTCCGGCGGCGGcggctgctgcagcagcagctgcggCTGCCTACACAACTCCGGTTTACACCCCAACTATGGCCAACCCTCCCGTCTATCTGGCTGCTGCTCATGGATTAGAAATGCCAACAGCAGCGGCTGCAGTCAACCCCGCCTACACTGTAGCTCCAGCAATTTATGGTGCTGCCACGCCAGCCTACGCTCATATAAGCGCCATGGGTGCGGCGGACCCTACCACAGCCCTCTTTGAGGCAGCCAGGCAGGCACATTATTTTGCTCAAGGCCAGCAGGTAGTGGCTGAACAGCAGTCAGTAGctgcagcagcggcagcagctgTGGCAAAGTCTGGGGAAAGGGACCGTAGTCCCCTACGGAGGTCAGCACCCCTTTTACCAGACCCAGTGATGAAGCCGTTTATTTACCAGAGAGCCAAGCCACGCCGACCCTTGCTCCCCACACCAGCGGGTCgagcagcagaagaagcagTGGAGGCTGCAGAGGACCCCATGGCCAG GTACTATGCGGAGTACtaccagcagctgcagcagtacCCCCAGTTCCAGTATGCCTACCCGCCCCCGAGCACAATGACAGCCCTCCCTGGCATGCCGGGAGTCTCTGCTGTGCCAGCAGTCCCCACTGTCTCCGCGATGTCTGCCCAACCGGTCGCCACGCTGGACGCCCTCAGGCCAGTGGTCCCCACCGCTGCGGCAGTAGCAGCCGCCATGGCTGCGCCCAGGGTGTATGAGCCGCCGTTGCCGCCGCCCACGCGCAAGGAGGCCATCCTCCGCCGCCCCGAACTCTCCCTTCACACGCCTGAGCCCCCCTTCCGATAG